A genomic stretch from Myxocyprinus asiaticus isolate MX2 ecotype Aquarium Trade chromosome 24, UBuf_Myxa_2, whole genome shotgun sequence includes:
- the LOC127415060 gene encoding pre-rRNA-processing protein TSR2 homolog, with translation MAPLTSSTRELFVEAVGAVLETWPVLQIAVDNGFGGAHSQQKANWMVDVLQQYFNDNVDLQQNEVEDFISDLMNNEFDTMVEDGSLPQVAQKVCVMYQQCQQGKLTEVRDQVSELALKKIAGRAKVTPADDDDEKREVEEAMECDVVGEGPSVISAAAMVKPPPQATSNEEEDDGWTVVCRKK, from the exons ATGGCGCCGCTCACATCTTCCACACGTGAGTTGTTCGTTGAGGCAGTTGGGGCTGTTTTGGAAACGTGGCCGGTGTTGCAG ATCGCAGTCGATAATGGTTTTGGAGGTGCACATAGTCAGCAGAAAGCGAACTGGATGGTGGACGTGCTGCAGCAGTATTTCAACGACAACG TTGACCTACAGCAGAATGAAGTGGAGGACTTCATCTCAGACTTGATGAATAATGAATTTGACACAATGGTGGAGGATGGGAGCCTGCCTCAA GTGGCACAGAAGGTGTGTGTGATGTACCAGCAGTGTCAGCAGGGTAAACTGACAGAGGTCAGAGATCAAGTCAGTGAGCTGGCACTGAAAAAGATAGCTGGAAGGGCAAAGGTCACACctgcagatgatgatgatgagaagaGAGAAGTTGAAGag GCTATGGAGTGTGATGTAGTTGGAGAGGGACCATCAGTCATCAGTGCAGCAGCAATGGTGAAACCTCCACCTCAGGCCACGAGTAATGAGGAAGAGGATGATGGCTGGACTGTTGTGTGCAGGAAAAAGTGA